TCTTTAATTGAGAAACTAAAAGACCTATCAGGCAAAGATGTTAAAAGCTTCGTATCAACGGGTGAACAACGCGATGCTTGGCGGTATCATAATATCGATTGGAATCAGACAAATATTCCTATTCAACGTGAGGATTTAGACTGGTTAGATAAAGATTACAGAGAAAATGAAGCAGAATACCCAATTGTTCAGTTCCAAGTTTCACAAGCACTTGGGCGCGTAGTAGGGTTCTGGGACGAGAACAGTGTATTCAATATACTGTTACTAGATCCACTACATAATATTCAGCCTTCAAAACGATACAACTATAAAGTTGATCATTGTAGCCCTTTATCATGCAACTACTCTGCCTTACTCTTTTCTATTGATACATTAAAAAGAGGTAATTATTGCTCTTCCTCTGATTGTGGTTATCACCAAGAAATTTCGAACTTATCTATAGATAATGCTTATACAAATGTTGTGATTCATTTTTTAGATGACACTGAAAAAGCAGAATCTGAAAAGTTAATCAGTGAAAAGAAGGCTCGTGATGAGAAAGAAATATTTGAAGCAGGACTTCTATTTCTATCTGATGATGAATAGTTCTACACTCTAAGTTCATTGAAATCCCTATCCTCATTTCTCAAGCTTCTTTACCCTTGATTTAATAAAAAGTACTCTTGGACTTCATACTCAGAGTTTTTTGATTTTTTGCTACTCGTCGACGTTTTAGTTCAGCCCTGCCCCAAGCAGAGGATTCTGCCATATCACGACGAAGCTCTTGTTTCTCTTCAGCCGTAAGCACTCGAGGGCCAGATGTAATTCTATCCACCTCGTGTCTCCAATTTGCTGCTATATGTTTTAGATAGTGCATCAAAACATGAGTTACTAGCAAGAAACCTTGCGGATGTTGTTAGATTATTTTTCATACACATCTTGACAGTTATCAACACTGACCAAAGATTATACAATGAGGGAGTGACCTCATTAAAAAACTATTAAATCATGGATTTAAAACCAGGACCAAAACCAATAGCCAAGTCAACCGGCAAGCCAGATCAACGTCGACGTGACAACAAAAAAACTCCAGGAAACACTCCGGGCCTAAAGCCGAGTAAATCCTCGACCAAGTAACTGTATCTCAATGTCGAGTCAGAGTGAGTTGTACTGGCTCTTGTTACTTAAATCGATAAGTAGCTGTTCGACCATTCTTTAATGTAGTAATGATGCTACATACCTATCATTTCAGTCAGCCATTATGTGTTAAGTTGAGTATTTTTACGCAAGTGTCATGATGATTAATACCAATTTGACATTTGTATTAAGCATATTAAATTTTCGTCAACTATCGTTATGTTTTATCTATGGAAAGTATGTGTACTGTTAGTTAGGAGCACTGTTACATTTCCAACGGACATTGAATTCCAAGGAGTGGTAATATGAGTATCCCACAGGGATTAAGAGGAAGATATGCGTATCATTTTACTTTGGTCGACAACCTAGAATCGATCATTGATAGTGGTCTGCTGTGTACAAACCTAAAGAATGAACGCGGGATATCTCATGAAAACATCGCAGAGCAAGTTATCCAGGGCAGAAGAAGCACTATGCCTGTGCCCTGTTCGGGAGGCAATTTTGTTCACGATTACGTTCCTTTTTATTTTTCCAAAAAAACTTCCATGCAGCTCGGTGTTATTAATAAAAAGAATGTAGACCAACCTTTACTTATATACTTTGCCATTCCTATCGAAATTATTGAGCAAACTGCTGGCGTCGTGTTCTCAGATGCTTCTGCAAACACAGATACACCGCCAAACTTCTACAACGTATTCTCAGTAAACATGCTGAATTCTTTAAACTGGGATGCGATTGATGACAAAAAATGGGGATGTCCAACTGATGATTATCGACATCAAAAAATGGCAGAGCTACTTGTTCCTAACGGTGTTCAAATTTCCGAAGTGTCTTACATTGTTGTTTGGAATGAATGGATAAAGAAAGAGGTTGAAAAAATATTTCAAGCCAAAAGCATTCAGCCCCCTACAATCAAGTATGATGAAGGTCATTACTACATTAATTTTTACGAAGGCGGTAGAAAGTCTATCGTAACAGGTCCAAGATTTTTAAAGCATGAAGTAGAAAAGACGATTTCAGATATATGTAAAAGCATTAATATCCCTAAGAAATATGGGAGTGCACGCGCCGCACTAGATGCTATAGCATATGATTTTTCATCTATAAAAGAGCTTGACGATATCGATGGATTAAGAGCTAGTTACGGGCCTCATAGTGATGATGTTGGTACACACAGTAAAAAAGTGGCAGATGGACTTGCTCAGTTTCCCGAATACAATGACTTATCTAATCAGGACAAAGAGATTGTTCGTTTGGCAGCGTATTTTCATGATATTGGGAAAGGGCCGAAGTCTCGATGGGGACAAGACGGAATGACTAAGGCTGATAACGATCATGCGGTTAAATCATTGCCAATGTTAAAACGAATCCTAACTGAAGATATTGGTGGGCTTAGCGAAGACAACATAAGGAAAATTGTAATTTTAGTAACT
This DNA window, taken from Vibrio palustris, encodes the following:
- a CDS encoding DarT ssDNA thymidine ADP-ribosyltransferase family protein, with amino-acid sequence MSIPQGLRGRYAYHFTLVDNLESIIDSGLLCTNLKNERGISHENIAEQVIQGRRSTMPVPCSGGNFVHDYVPFYFSKKTSMQLGVINKKNVDQPLLIYFAIPIEIIEQTAGVVFSDASANTDTPPNFYNVFSVNMLNSLNWDAIDDKKWGCPTDDYRHQKMAELLVPNGVQISEVSYIVVWNEWIKKEVEKIFQAKSIQPPTIKYDEGHYYINFYEGGRKSIVTGPRFLKHEVEKTISDICKSINIPKKYGSARAALDAIAYDFSSIKELDDIDGLRASYGPHSDDVGTHSKKVADGLAQFPEYNDLSNQDKEIVRLAAYFHDIGKGPKSRWGQDGMTKADNDHAVKSLPMLKRILTEDIGGLSEDNIRKIVILVTYDDLIGDIVAKGRDEKQLVDIIKDENDLKMLVAIAKADMNSINMAWVMIHNQSIECLKNRALQKIECDS